A genomic window from Silene latifolia isolate original U9 population chromosome Y, ASM4854445v1, whole genome shotgun sequence includes:
- the LOC141627769 gene encoding protein FAR-RED IMPAIRED RESPONSE 1-like, producing the protein MNQQRHNLKLLEAQSHNSMLETLFGSNWEAYAAKVYTHEVFFDFQEEVKFLVNACSVCGYTPPDLVTNFEVSIVEDANKRKRYAVEYNRRTMYVCCACKLFERKGILCNHIIWICSGKFKEIPEKYIMRRWSKNALRNPV; encoded by the coding sequence atGAACCAACAAAGGCACAATCTAAAGCTTCTTGAAGCACAGAGCCACAACTCAATGCTTGAAACCCTATTCGGGTCAAACTGGGAGGCCTATGCAGCGAAGGTCTATACACATGAAGTGTTCTTCGACTTCCAAGAGGAGGTTAAATTTTTGGTAAATGCGTGTAGTGTTTGTGGATACACTCCACCAGATCTAGTAACTAACTTTGAAGTTTCAATTGTTGAGGACGCAAACAAGCGAAAGAGATATGcagttgagtacaataggagaacaATGTATGTCTGTTGTGCATGTAAACTGTTTGAAAGGAAAGGTATTTTATGCAACCACATCATTTGGATTTGCtcgggaaagtttaaggaaataCCTGAGAAATACATTATGCGTAGGTGGAGTAAGAATGCACTCAGAAACCCGGTTTAA